The following coding sequences are from one Seonamhaeicola sp. ML3 window:
- a CDS encoding glycosyl hydrolase, translating to MSVHKPSILVVVILQIFCFGCISSNEETAQDESLSLAELSENFKSPSLQYRPETWFHLMGNNISKEGLTLDLEAIKAAGLQGIHLFNKAGKLYPNVEPIKILSPEWEDMIRHAADECQRLGLKFTMQNCPGWSMTGGPWVPVEEAQREVVETTYHISGGKNFNEVLEIDALYHTPDYDYKDIEVLAFPKVEGDDLEALSPSKIETNNIIVPWEDIFNPDSKIIVTRKTTRLDKPLNEYRANGISKVNNEDTWVKTSFYTSITLRTITFPQIRHIIMGTEYPVIDVNLKVEALVNNKLVEITTLNLPDANWNDRRKHLTLTIPETTSNEFVFTFEGKHSIAPEFIRLSSKPRLHNHEAKAAKVLRRLEKDVDINYAENTIVDSKSIINLTDKMSTEGKLTWDVPEGRWTVVRFGHVNMRLTNKPAVPEATGWESSKLDKIAIENHLRNGMIGNLIKDGGPIGDGKLHGLLIDSWESHVPTWTMNSEDLFKEFETRRGYSMKTYLPATMGYVLDDKETTTKFLRDLRHTMDEVFIDNFFKHFATVAHDMGAEVYTEGAGGEVLPVDPMRYYGVSDIPMTEFWYPSAPSAQNEYAKPIFNAASATHLYNKPVLAAEACTQVGVKWNEHPFSVKYLIDYNFAKGVNHLVFHTFSHTPQTDVYPGSSFGGRIGFPLVRQQTWWQYMPDWIDYLTRNQFVLQQGEYVADVLRYYGDHYERPPFDLDEFPQGYRFDYLNSEILQEKTSIKDGKIHVENGGDYRIITLRDSEKILLSTLKKLKELVLNGAVVLGDKPTDSPSLMDDASDVKALQAIANELWGTTESGMKQVGKGRVYWGKTIKEVLDSENIEKDVIVPNELEIHWIHRETKDADIYFVASKEENPVDVALSFRISDGAPQIWNAFTGHQQNAKIWKKENDRTNIALSLPANGSAIVVFSKGESEPYASEVLLGNTTLLDTRTGWFVTHENDDYPKLNWTDNEFSASIPGEYSFVQGENIIKETIKITEQSLQSDWELTFDKGWDTPDVFKVESLKPLTELQNEGVKHFSGTTTYTKTFEVNKTGKSAILDLGKVANIAEVWCNGKKVGVKWAPPFTFDVSSLIKTGKNTLTIKVTNTWRNQLIFDNQRPQGSKKTWTTAGPRPNETELDDSGLIGPVLLRSIP from the coding sequence GTGAGTGTACATAAACCTAGTATATTAGTTGTAGTTATTTTACAAATATTTTGTTTTGGTTGTATTTCTTCAAATGAAGAAACAGCACAAGATGAGAGCTTGAGTTTAGCTGAATTATCAGAGAATTTTAAATCACCCTCATTGCAATACCGCCCAGAAACGTGGTTTCATTTAATGGGTAATAATATTAGTAAAGAAGGATTAACTCTAGATTTAGAAGCCATAAAAGCAGCAGGTTTACAAGGAATACACTTGTTTAACAAGGCAGGAAAACTCTATCCTAATGTAGAGCCTATTAAAATTTTATCTCCCGAATGGGAAGATATGATTCGTCATGCCGCAGATGAGTGTCAACGTTTAGGGTTAAAATTTACCATGCAAAACTGCCCAGGCTGGTCCATGACTGGTGGCCCTTGGGTGCCAGTAGAAGAAGCACAACGCGAAGTTGTAGAAACCACCTATCATATTTCTGGTGGTAAGAACTTCAATGAAGTTTTAGAAATTGATGCCTTGTATCATACGCCAGATTACGATTATAAAGATATTGAAGTATTAGCTTTTCCAAAGGTTGAAGGCGATGATTTAGAAGCTTTAAGCCCATCAAAAATTGAAACTAACAACATCATAGTACCTTGGGAGGATATTTTTAATCCAGATTCAAAAATTATTGTTACACGCAAAACTACGCGCTTAGATAAGCCTCTTAATGAGTATCGTGCTAATGGTATTTCAAAAGTAAATAATGAAGATACTTGGGTGAAAACAAGTTTTTATACGTCTATTACCTTAAGAACCATAACATTTCCTCAAATACGTCATATAATTATGGGTACAGAGTACCCCGTTATTGATGTAAATCTTAAGGTAGAAGCATTGGTAAATAATAAATTGGTAGAAATAACAACGCTTAATCTACCAGATGCTAATTGGAATGATAGACGTAAACATCTTACGTTAACTATTCCAGAAACAACATCAAATGAATTTGTCTTTACATTTGAAGGGAAACATTCAATAGCTCCTGAGTTTATCCGATTAAGTTCAAAACCAAGGCTACATAATCACGAAGCAAAGGCAGCTAAAGTGTTAAGGCGTCTTGAAAAAGATGTTGATATTAATTATGCTGAAAATACAATTGTAGATAGTAAGTCTATTATTAATCTCACAGATAAAATGTCGACTGAAGGCAAACTAACTTGGGATGTCCCGGAAGGTAGGTGGACCGTCGTTCGTTTTGGTCATGTAAACATGAGACTTACAAATAAACCTGCAGTTCCAGAAGCCACAGGTTGGGAATCTAGTAAATTGGATAAAATCGCTATTGAAAACCATTTACGAAACGGAATGATTGGTAATTTGATAAAAGATGGAGGGCCCATTGGAGATGGAAAACTGCATGGCTTGTTAATTGATAGTTGGGAAAGTCATGTACCAACATGGACGATGAATTCCGAAGATTTGTTTAAAGAATTTGAAACGCGACGAGGCTATAGTATGAAAACCTATTTGCCTGCTACTATGGGTTATGTTTTGGATGACAAAGAGACGACTACCAAGTTTTTAAGAGATTTGCGTCATACTATGGACGAGGTGTTTATCGATAATTTCTTTAAACATTTCGCAACTGTGGCTCACGATATGGGAGCAGAGGTATACACCGAAGGTGCAGGAGGAGAAGTGCTTCCTGTAGACCCCATGCGTTATTATGGGGTTAGTGATATTCCAATGACGGAGTTTTGGTATCCCTCAGCGCCATCGGCTCAGAACGAATATGCTAAACCTATTTTCAATGCCGCATCTGCAACGCATCTGTATAATAAACCAGTCTTAGCTGCAGAGGCCTGTACGCAAGTTGGTGTAAAATGGAATGAGCATCCGTTTTCTGTTAAATATTTAATCGATTATAATTTTGCCAAAGGCGTAAATCATTTGGTGTTTCATACGTTTTCGCATACACCGCAAACCGATGTATATCCTGGCTCTAGTTTTGGAGGACGCATAGGGTTTCCTTTAGTACGTCAGCAAACCTGGTGGCAATATATGCCAGATTGGATTGACTATTTAACACGGAATCAGTTTGTTTTACAACAAGGAGAATACGTAGCTGATGTCTTGAGATATTATGGCGACCATTATGAGCGTCCGCCGTTTGATTTGGATGAATTCCCCCAAGGATACCGATTTGATTACTTAAATTCAGAGATATTACAGGAAAAAACAAGCATTAAGGATGGTAAGATTCATGTGGAAAATGGAGGGGATTATAGAATTATTACTTTAAGAGATTCTGAAAAAATACTTTTGTCAACCCTGAAAAAGTTAAAAGAATTAGTGTTAAATGGTGCGGTTGTTTTAGGTGATAAGCCTACAGATTCTCCAAGTTTAATGGACGATGCCAGTGATGTGAAAGCACTACAAGCCATTGCGAATGAGCTTTGGGGAACAACTGAAAGTGGAATGAAACAAGTTGGGAAAGGGCGTGTGTATTGGGGTAAAACTATTAAAGAAGTATTAGATAGCGAGAACATTGAAAAAGATGTTATAGTTCCAAATGAATTGGAAATACATTGGATCCACAGAGAGACAAAAGATGCAGACATCTACTTTGTAGCTTCAAAAGAAGAAAACCCAGTAGATGTAGCTTTAAGCTTTAGAATTTCAGATGGAGCGCCTCAAATTTGGAATGCTTTCACAGGACATCAGCAAAATGCCAAAATTTGGAAAAAAGAAAATGATAGAACTAATATAGCTTTGTCCTTACCTGCAAATGGAAGTGCCATTGTTGTGTTTTCAAAAGGTGAAAGTGAACCTTATGCATCGGAAGTTTTATTAGGAAATACAACACTTTTAGATACTAGAACAGGATGGTTTGTAACTCATGAAAATGATGATTATCCAAAATTAAACTGGACAGATAACGAATTTTCAGCTTCAATTCCTGGAGAATATAGTTTTGTTCAAGGAGAAAATATAATAAAAGAAACCATAAAAATCACTGAACAATCCTTGCAAAGTGACTGGGAGTTAACCTTTGATAAAGGTTGGGACACTCCTGATGTTTTTAAAGTTGAATCACTGAAGCCTTTAACCGAATTACAAAATGAAGGTGTAAAGCACTTTTCAGGAACAACTACTTACACAAAAACCTTTGAAGTCAATAAAACAGGAAAATCTGCAATTTTAGATTTAGGAAAAGTAGCGAACATTGCTGAGGTTTGGTGTAACGGAAAAAAAGTGGGTGTAAAATGGGCGCCACCTTTTACTTTTGATGTGTCAAGCCTAATTAAAACAGGAAAAAATACGCTTACAATAAAAGTGACAAATACATGGCGCAATCAATTAATTTTTGATAATCAACGCCCTCAAGGAAGTAAAAAAACCTGGACAACTGCAGGGCCAAGGCCAAATGAAACGGAATTGGATG